One segment of Curtobacterium poinsettiae DNA contains the following:
- the hemW gene encoding radical SAM family heme chaperone HemW, with protein MPSALPIADPAPADGLITPWAAAGSAAGPGAAPAAGDVPFGVYVHVPFCRVRCGYCDFNTYTASELRGVRRDDYAGHAVREIEWAATVLDRSGVPRRPVSTVFFGGGTPTMLPASDLAMILRAIDDTWGILPGAEVTTEANPDSVDAASLETLRAGGFNRISYGMQSAVPHVLATLDRTHDPLRVPVVVDLAKQQGLDVSLDLIYSTPGESLADWRTSLDAAIACEPDHVSAYSLIVEDGTAMGRMVARGELPAPDDDLAADMYELADQVLGDAGYSWYEVSNWARGDAHASRHNLSYWKGHDWWGVGPGAHSAVAGTRWWNVKHPAAYANRVLSGESPAAGRETIDDETRYVERLLLAARVRGELATSEIRQEARGRVAGLIARGLVDGSAAVRGRIDLTLQGRLLADAVVRELLD; from the coding sequence ATGCCGAGTGCTCTCCCGATCGCCGATCCAGCACCAGCGGACGGCCTGATCACCCCGTGGGCGGCAGCGGGCTCCGCTGCCGGGCCGGGGGCCGCTCCCGCCGCCGGCGATGTGCCCTTCGGCGTGTACGTGCACGTGCCGTTCTGCCGGGTGCGCTGCGGGTACTGCGACTTCAACACCTACACGGCGTCGGAGCTCCGCGGCGTCCGCCGTGACGACTACGCCGGGCACGCCGTGCGCGAGATCGAGTGGGCCGCGACCGTGCTCGACCGGTCCGGTGTGCCGCGGCGGCCGGTGTCGACCGTCTTCTTCGGCGGCGGCACCCCGACGATGCTGCCGGCGTCCGACCTGGCGATGATCCTCCGAGCGATCGACGACACCTGGGGCATCCTGCCCGGGGCCGAGGTCACCACCGAGGCGAACCCGGACTCCGTCGACGCGGCGTCGCTCGAGACCCTGCGGGCCGGCGGCTTCAACCGGATCAGCTACGGCATGCAGTCCGCCGTGCCGCACGTGCTCGCCACGCTCGACCGCACGCACGACCCGCTCCGGGTCCCCGTCGTCGTCGACCTCGCGAAGCAGCAGGGACTCGACGTCTCGCTCGACCTCATCTACTCGACGCCGGGGGAGTCCCTCGCCGACTGGCGGACCTCGCTCGACGCCGCGATCGCCTGCGAGCCCGACCACGTGTCGGCGTACTCGCTCATCGTCGAGGACGGCACCGCGATGGGTCGCATGGTCGCCCGCGGCGAGCTCCCCGCCCCCGACGACGATCTGGCCGCCGACATGTACGAGCTCGCCGACCAGGTGCTCGGCGACGCCGGCTACTCCTGGTACGAGGTGTCGAACTGGGCGCGCGGTGACGCGCACGCGAGTCGCCACAACCTGTCCTACTGGAAGGGTCACGACTGGTGGGGCGTCGGCCCCGGCGCGCACTCCGCCGTCGCCGGCACGCGCTGGTGGAACGTCAAGCACCCGGCCGCGTACGCGAACCGGGTGCTGTCGGGGGAGTCGCCGGCCGCCGGCCGCGAGACCATCGACGACGAGACGCGGTACGTCGAGCGACTGCTGCTGGCGGCGCGGGTCCGCGGGGAGCTCGCGACGAGCGAGATCCGACAGGAGGCCCGTGGCCGGGTCGCCGGCCTCATCGCACGCGGACTCGTGGACGGGTCGGCCGCGGTGCGGGGACGGATCGATCTGACCCTGCAGGGTCGCCTGCTCGCCGACGCGGTGGTGCGGGAGCTGCTCGACTGA
- a CDS encoding DUF1990 family protein — MSIRGSYRTALTYGAVGATQASDLMTYPPEGFTPAESRARIGHGDQRFETAVVQALTWQIQERSGVRVRVEEQPDDDEVRYNPVTFDDDGVPIAPASIGTPRVEKFAPDGTPLLTAGTSATLTIHAFGQTVQAPVRVVSIIDEHDRKGFAYGTLEGHPLSGEESFVVERTPDGSVWLQVRQFSQPASRRWRFVAPFVRRQQKVMAEKYLAALRGD; from the coding sequence ATGAGCATCCGCGGGAGCTACCGGACCGCCCTGACGTACGGCGCGGTGGGGGCGACCCAGGCGTCGGACCTCATGACCTACCCGCCGGAGGGATTCACACCGGCCGAGTCGCGCGCGCGGATCGGACACGGCGACCAGCGGTTCGAGACCGCCGTCGTGCAGGCGCTCACGTGGCAGATCCAGGAGCGCAGCGGAGTGCGCGTGCGCGTCGAGGAGCAGCCGGACGACGACGAGGTCCGGTACAACCCGGTCACCTTCGACGACGACGGGGTGCCGATCGCCCCGGCGTCCATCGGGACGCCCCGGGTCGAGAAGTTCGCACCAGACGGCACCCCGCTGCTGACGGCGGGCACGAGCGCGACGCTGACGATCCACGCGTTCGGGCAGACCGTGCAGGCACCGGTTCGCGTCGTGTCGATTATCGACGAGCACGACCGCAAGGGCTTCGCGTACGGCACGCTCGAGGGGCACCCCCTGTCCGGCGAGGAGTCGTTCGTCGTCGAGCGCACTCCGGACGGCTCGGTGTGGCTGCAGGTCCGGCAGTTCTCGCAGCCGGCGAGCCGGAGGTGGCGCTTCGTCGCGCCGTTCGTGCGGCGGCAGCAGAAGGTCATGGCGGAGAAGTACCTGGCGGCGCTGCGGGGCGACTAG
- a CDS encoding HAD family hydrolase — translation MEHHPVPTTVLWDIDGTLVMNASSPGNLYHLALERAVGRDLTLRVGHQHGRTDAGLIAEHVRAHAFEDTLIPTVSRHLHDLTTERHASGDHRSPVPGAKALLTRFAELGWRNGLLTGNSEYRARVKLTGAGFDADVFDWEHSYFGDTEVDRAGVTRRAAAELVGTRAVIVGDTPRDGEAADAAGIPFLAVATGVYDVDALRHTNAVTVARDCQQDAALIEDAIAALPPLR, via the coding sequence ATGGAGCACCATCCCGTCCCCACCACGGTCCTGTGGGACATCGACGGCACCCTCGTGATGAACGCGTCGTCCCCGGGCAACCTCTACCACCTCGCCCTCGAGCGGGCGGTGGGCCGCGACCTCACCCTCCGGGTCGGGCACCAGCACGGCCGGACCGACGCCGGGCTCATCGCCGAGCACGTGCGCGCCCACGCGTTCGAGGACACCCTGATCCCCACGGTCAGCCGCCACCTGCACGACCTGACTACCGAACGGCACGCCTCCGGCGACCACCGCAGCCCCGTCCCCGGGGCGAAGGCGCTCCTGACCCGCTTCGCCGAACTCGGGTGGCGCAACGGCCTGCTCACCGGCAACTCCGAGTACCGCGCCCGGGTGAAGCTCACCGGCGCCGGGTTCGACGCCGACGTCTTCGACTGGGAGCACTCGTACTTCGGCGACACCGAGGTGGACCGCGCCGGGGTCACCCGACGTGCTGCCGCCGAACTGGTCGGTACCCGGGCGGTCATCGTCGGCGACACCCCGCGGGACGGCGAGGCCGCCGACGCGGCGGGTATCCCCTTCCTGGCGGTGGCGACGGGTGTCTACGACGTCGACGCGCTCCGGCACACGAACGCCGTGACGGTCGCGCGCGACTGCCAGCAAGACGCCGCCCTCATCGAGGACGCGATCGCCGCACTCCCGCCGCTCCGCTGA
- a CDS encoding DUF4870 domain-containing protein → MTYGQQPDGHGPEQPGGPYGHGPGGPQQPGGTQYPGGPQYPAGYTPPQPMRPEDQRLWATLTHIGGIFFTVVVPLVAYLVLRDRGGFVREHTRVALNFHITMAIAYFVGSLTSVFGVGFLIILAAAIVSLIFSIMAAIAANQGQFYRYPLSIEFIKQ, encoded by the coding sequence ATGACCTACGGACAGCAGCCCGACGGCCACGGACCCGAGCAGCCCGGCGGCCCCTACGGCCACGGACCCGGTGGCCCCCAGCAGCCCGGCGGGACCCAGTACCCCGGCGGACCGCAGTACCCCGCCGGCTACACCCCGCCCCAGCCGATGCGCCCCGAGGACCAGCGCCTGTGGGCGACGCTGACCCACATCGGTGGCATCTTCTTCACCGTCGTCGTGCCGCTCGTCGCCTACCTGGTCCTCCGCGACCGCGGCGGCTTCGTGCGCGAGCACACCCGCGTCGCCCTGAACTTCCACATCACGATGGCGATCGCGTACTTCGTCGGTTCGCTCACGTCGGTGTTCGGCGTCGGCTTCCTGATCATCCTCGCCGCTGCGATCGTTTCGCTGATCTTCAGCATCATGGCCGCGATCGCCGCGAACCAGGGCCAGTTCTACCGCTACCCGCTCTCGATCGAGTTCATCAAGCAGTAG